A region from the Xiphias gladius isolate SHS-SW01 ecotype Sanya breed wild chromosome 20, ASM1685928v1, whole genome shotgun sequence genome encodes:
- the LOC120806508 gene encoding cytochrome c oxidase subunit 5B, mitochondrial-like — protein MAARLLLRSASRAATTCRAARVPALTRSMATGGIPTDEEQATGLERIIMEAGKEGKDPYNMMKPKWYSGSKDDPNLVPSITDKRIVGCVCEEDNTSVVWFWIHQGDAQRCPSCGSYYKLVHYELPH, from the exons ATGGCTGCAAGGTTACTGCTCCGCTCCGCTTCCAGAGCCGCCACAACGTGCCGGGCTGCCCGGGTCCCTGCGCTGACCCGCAGCATGGCGACTGGAG GGATCCCCACTGACGAGGAGCAGGCCACGGGACTGGAGAGGATCATTATGGAGGCCGGGAAGGAGGGAAAG gATCCCTACAACATGATGAAGCCGAAGTGGTACAGCGGCTCCAAGGACGATCCAAACCTTGTTCCCTCCATCACAGACAAGAGGATTGTGGGATGTGTCT GTGAAGAAGACAACACGTCCGTGGTTTGGTTCTGGATTCATCAGGGCGATGCCCAGCGCTGCCCGTCCTGTGGTTCCTACTACAAACTGGTCCACTATGAGCTCCCCCACTAA
- the LOC120806507 gene encoding drebrin-like protein A isoform X4: MVEELNSGKVMYAFCRVQDPNSGLPKYVLINWTGEGVKDSRKGICANHVGSMANFLKGAHVTINARGEEDVEPETILAKVAKASGANFNFYKPTEYRDAPRGPVGSVYRKVNAVEEIQETKKSDFWVQTQREEEVRRREETRRAELERQRLERERREMEEKRAKQMEQEKIYQKQREEEEREREQLRPTQQEKEKEKKTGVNSAASVQKANEARSLISQRTFNPRDVFKQREQSFEANERASAAAPRPGKLQSPFLSQTSPESQAPPQPLYPPAPAALPTSPTTPAVSRSPAAAVSRTPAGTTDTTFAEEEEEGWSDEFDDDAEEAAPEECAAEDDVYEEQTPAGTEEEDLYENVYQDGHTAEDRAADVNGQNVRARALYDYQAVDDTELTFDPDDIITGIEMVDEGWWRGYGPGGHYGLFPANYVELL, translated from the exons ATGGTGGAGGAGCTGAACAGTGGGAAGGTGATGTACGCTTTCTGTCGGGTCCAGGACCCCAACTCTGGTCTCCCCAAATACGTCCTCATAAACTGG ACAGGCGAAGGCGTGAAGGACTCTCGGAAAGGGATATGTGCCAACCACGTGGGCTCCATGGCCAACTTCCTCAAG GGGGCCCATGTGACTATCAACGCCCGGGGGGAGGAGGACGTGGAGCCGGAGACCATCTTGGCAAAAGTGGCCAAAGCGTCTGGGGCGAACTTCAATTTCTACAAACCAACAGAATACAGAGACGCACCCAGAGGACCTGTG ggCTCAGTGTATCGCAAGGTCAATGCTGTGGAGGAAATTCAAGAAACCAAGAAGAGCGACTTCTGGGTCCAAACTCAG agggaggaagaggtCCGTCGCCGGGAGGAGACCAGACGAGCAGAGCTGGAGAGGCAAaggctggagagggagaggagggagatggaggagaagcgGGCGAAGCAGATGGAACAGGAGAA GATTTAccagaagcagagagaagaagaggagagagagagggagcaactGCGACCG ACCcagcaggaaaaagagaaggagaagaagacagGCGTCAACTCTGCGGCATCCGTGCAGAAAGCCAAT GAGGCCAGATCACTGATTTCTCAGAGAACATTTAACCCAAGAGACGTGTTCAAGCAGAGGGAGCAGAGCTTCGAGGCCAACGAGAGAgcgtctgctgctgctcccagACCTG GGAAGCTGCAGAGTCCGTTTCTATCCCAGACATCCCCTGAGAGCCAAGCCCCGCCGCAGCCTCTGTATCCCCCGGCTCCAGCTGCGCTCCCGACCTCTCCCACGACCCCTGCGGTGTCTCGCTCGCCTGCGGCAGCTGTCTCCCGCACGCCAGCAGGGACCACAG ACACGACCTtcgcggaggaggaggaggaggggtggtcCGACGAGTTTGACGACGACGCGGAAGAAGCCGCTCCAG AGGAGTGCGCGGCAGAAGACGACGTGTACGAAGAACAAACGCCGGCCGggacggaggaggaggacctGTATGAGAACGTGTACCAGGACGGCCACACA GCTGAAGACCGGGCCGCGGACGTGAATGGACAGAACGTCCGCGCCAGAGCTCTGTATGATTACCAGGCtg TGGACGACACCGAGCTCACCTTTGACCCGGACGACATCATAACCGGGATAgagatggtggatgaaggttGGTGGAGAGGCTACGGACCTGGGGGACACTACGGCCTGTTTCCCGCCAATTACGTGGAGCTTCTCTAA